GTGATCGCTCTGATCATCCTGGCTCTCTGCCGCAATCTGCTGCACACCATGGAAATGAATATTCAATAAAACACAAAAAAAGATGTGCTTTTCAGCACATCTTTTTTTGCATTAATGAGAACATTGCCACTGGCACCGTGGCGCTCGGTATCCAGTGCTACTACCTGATTTGTGTAGTTCTTTGGAGAGCTCATTGATACATTCGGCTTCTTTATTATAGCGCTGTGGCTCTGGTTTTTAAACCCACCGACAAAATATTCACACTGCTAAGTTGACACATATGTGACACTCAAAGTTTTTCCCCGCTGATTTTACCGATCTGGTCATAAACCCATTCCTTATCTTTGCTGTCATAGGGGAGCTGCTCCCAGTATTTATCCACCATCGCATAGAATGTATTGACCGCTGCGAATTCCTCTGTCACGATACGGGTGGACAGATCATTATCAAAATGAAAGTAGGCGGCTGCGCCATCCTTTACCCAGATATTCAGGTTTTCAATTAACTCGGGTGATGCTGGCGGCCTCAGGGCTATCTCTACCTTGGGATCACTTTTCACAAATTTCAGAAAAGAGACCAGCTCTTTAATAACGTGCTTCCCTGCGACCTCTACCTTACGTTTCAGCAATGCTGAAAAAACAGGCACTTCAATCACCGGGCGCTGTCCCAGGCTTTTAATATAATCGAGACTTAAAATAATCCGGGTATATTTTTCCTTTGATAAAAACTGACCGAGTCCTACCCGGCAATTATCATAATAGTCGATGAGACGGTGCTCTTCCTCGCTGCTCAGACACAGGTCCATTAAAATTCCTTCGATAATATTTTTTCCCGAGGAGAGGAAAGACATGGAGGTGGCGATAACATATTGGTCTGTGTCGTTACGATTAAAGCCTTCCATGTTTTCCCGCGTGAAGTCATTACAGACCACGCGGCTGCCCAGACTCTTAGTCAGCGGCTGAAAACGATCCAGATGCCTTTCCAGAAAATTATCGAACTGGCGCTGGCTCATGGGGTCGGTGTAAATGGCGGAATAGGTTTCGCCGTTTGTACCGTTTATTCCTACAAGTGTCTGCTTACCCTTAATACTGAAAATATAGTCATAGAAGGGGCGCTCTACATCGTAGGTATAGTAAGCTTTAGCACTTGTGGAAAGCAGTATGGGCAGCCAGTACTCAAGCATATTATAAATTTCTTCCTGTGAGCGATTTAAATAGATCATGGTAATGAGTTTTGTCTTGTTTTTTTCCGCCTCCAGAAAGCGCTTTTGTATTTTCCGAGTATCATTATTGTTTTGTTTAAAGATACGTGAGTCTGCATCATAGCCCCAGAAGGTTTCACCCTTCGGCAGTGACGCTAGTGTGTCAAACATATCATCCAGTGCGTCCATTTTACCCGTGATGCCTTTATAAATTTTATAGGTTGCGGTGTACAGGCTGTTTCCGCTTTCCTTATCTGTGTACTTTGCTTCAAATTCTTTATCGACCAGCCACCGGGATACGCAGCTTTCCAGATCCTGTTCTGTATCTACAGCGATCTCCGGTTCCAGCGAGGAAAAGAACCGTTCCAACGTATTCAAGCCTTGTTCTTTATTGGCCTTTACGATGGCACGAATAATTTCTTCAAAATAAGGTGATTTAGGCCCCAGCTCAACGCGTCCATTTTTCCACCGGCTGATAATCGTGCGGTCAACATGGACAGTTCTTGCCAGCTGCGAACCCTGAATATAAAGCATATCCATCAAGTAAGCCAGCGGCGTGGCGGGTTTCTTTGCCATTTCCCTTCCTCCTTTTATAATTATTATAATCTACTTATTTATATACACTAAATGGTATTTTTAAAACAAAATGATGGCATATTCTCCATTTAAGTCATTTTTACTTTTTATTTTCTCAACAAATGCACTATTTCCTTTATTTTAATCTTTTAAATCTAAAAGCGCAAGCGTATTTTTGTGTACTAAAAAAGCACCCTTTCATGGGTGCTCTTAAATAACTGCTGTGGATTATGCGCCGTAATAAATCTGATCCAGAAGCTCACTGAACTGTTCTTTGGTCGGTGACAGCGGATTGGTCTGGGTGCAGACATCCTTCATGGCTTTTCCGATAATAATATCCTTGCTGGCTTTAAAATCTGCTTCATCGATGCCCTGCTCTTTAAGGGATGTCGGAATATTGATTTCTTTACAGAGGGTAATAATGCTGTTGTACAGCATTTCCGCAGCGTCTCCGCTGACATTTGGAATACCAATAGCGCTCAGGAGACGGTTATAAAGATGCTGAGCTCTACCGCACTGTCCGTTAAAACGGACAACATATGGCAAGCCGATGGCATTGGCCAAACCATGAGGTAAATGCCACTGCGCACCGACCGCATGGGCGATACTGTGGGTGATGCCCAGACCAGCGCTGTTGAAGGCAATCCCAGCCATACAGGACGCGATCTGCATACTGGCTTTAGCTTCCAGATTGCCGCCATTTACATAGCATTCATACAGGCTCTTGAAAACCAGTTCTGCCGCTTTGGCCGCATAGCAGCGTGAAAACGGGTTGTTGTTGGTGGAAACATAGGCTTCCACCGCATGGGTTAAAACGTCCATTCCTGTAGCCGCTGTCGATGCTGGCGGAACGCTCTCGATTAATTTTGGTTCAAGAATTGCGGCGTCCGGCATCATGAGAATGTCGGTAAGCGGTATCTTGGTATTGTTTTTCTTGTCGGTAATAACTGCGTATTCCGTTACTTCAGAACCTGTACCCGCAGTTGTCGGCATGGCGATAAAATATGGTTTTTTAATGTAGTCTTCCTCGAAGAACATTTTTTTGAAATTGTAACAGTAATAGATGATGGCTTTTGCCGAATCGATGGCAGATCCACCGCCAAGGGCAATCAAAGCATCCGGTTTTTCCATCAGGATGTGTGTCAGCCCCTTTTCAACAATTTCTGTGGACGGGTCTGGTTCAACATCAGAAAAAACGTGGTACTTAATATTATGTTTGTCCAAAACGTCTGTCAGCATTTTCAGAAGGCCAAATTTGACCATCCCTTCATCCGTTACAATGCAGACCTGTTTAAAATCATGATTTCCAACCTGTTCTATGGCGCCAATGCCATAGTAAATTGCCGGTTTTACCTGAAAAAACCGTATATCGTTCAATTTGCTCATATTACCCTCCTTAGTATATTCGCTCAATAGTTTGCATAATTTGTCAATTTGTATTATATCAAGTTTTTTGATGAGCGGAAAGGCAATAGCAAAATTTTGTTGTAAATGAACCAGTATGTATCTGTCCCATAAAAGTTTAACAAAGCTTTTTCTTTAAGCTTTTATCCTGAAAACCATTTTGGTTTTACTTGACATTAATTTTCCGTTCCGATACACTGGGATTACCCTTATTTTCTATTTGAAAAAAGAGAAAATAAGGGTATGTATCATGCATAAATACTACTGAAAAGAAGGAGCATCCCATGATTAAACACCTAAAGCCCTACCTCGCAAAATACCGCCTTCCGTCATTACTGGCGCCCCTTACGGTTATCGTTGAGGTTCTTCTGGAAATCCAGATTCCTTTTTTAATGGCTAAAATCGTGGATCAGGGTATCACAACGCGTGACCTGAGCTACGTTTTTCAAATTGGTGCCATCATGGTGCTGGTGGCCCTCTGTTCATTGCTTTTCGGCGTTCTTTCCGGGCGTTTTGCCGCCAAGGGTGCCATGGGCTTTGGCAGTGAGATCCGCAAAGCCGTTTTTGACAAAATCCAGGAATTTTCCTTTGCGAACATTGACCGTTTCAGCACCCCGTCACTGGTCACACGCCTGACCACTGATATTACCAATACTCAAATGGCCTACATGATGGTCATCCGTGTACTGGTGCGCGCGCCTGTTATGCTGGTCAGCGCTACCATCATGGCGGCAGCCATTAACGGTGATCTTGTCCGTGTTTTTCTCATTGTTATTCCCATACTGGCCATTGCCCTGGCCACGATGTCCACCCTGGCCTTTCCGCGTTTCAATGCCATGCTGAAAAAATATGATGGCCTGAACGCCCAGGTTCAGGAGAACCTCATTGCCATCCGCGTTGTCAAAGCCTTTGTGCGGGCCCGGTATGAGAAGAAAAAATTTGCTGAAGCCAATGACAGTCTCATGCGGGCATCTCTTGCCGCCGAAAAAATTATTATTCTCGGCATGCCTATCATGATGCTGACCATGTACACCACCATTATCGCCATCTTATGGTTTGGGGGCAACATGATCATCGGCGGTACGCTGCTGACGGGAGAACTCATCAGCTTTATTTCCTATGTGACCCAGATTCTCATGTCTTTGATGATGATCGCTCAGGTTTTTATTATGATCGTCCTCTCCCGTTCCTCTGTTGCCCGCATTGTCGAAGTGCTGGAAGAACCCATCAGCATCACGGATGAAACAGCCTCTCCGTCTCTTACTGCTGAGGATGGCAGCATTGAATACCGGAACGTTTCCTTTAAATACCAGGAGAACGCAGCCGAAAGTATCCTGACAGGCATCAATTTCTCCATTGCCTCGGGCGAGACTGTTGGGATTATCGGCGGAACTGGCTCGGCAAAAACCACGCTGGTTCAGCTCATTCCAAGGCTTTACGACGTAACGGACGGACAGGTGCTGGTCGGCGGCCATGACGTCCGGGATTACACCCTGGACCACCTGCGATCCGTAGTCGCTATGGTGCTCCAGAAAAACGTTCTGTTCTCAGGCACGATCAGGGACAATCTGAAATGGGGCGATGAGAATGCCACAGACGAAGAAGTCATCGCCGCTGCCAAAGCTGCCTGTGCCCATGACTTTATCATGTCCTTCCCAGAGGGCTACGACACCTACCTGGGACAGGGCGGCGTCAATGTATCCGGCGGCCAGAAGCAACGTCTCTGCATTGCCAGAGCACTCCTGAAAAAGCCCAAAATCATCATTCTGGATGACAGCACCAGCGCGGTAGACACCGCTACCGACGCGGCCATACGTGAGGGCTTCCGTCAAAATCTGAAGGATACCACCGCCATCATTATCGCCCAGCGTATATCTTCCGTCAGCGATGCAGATAAAATCATCGTGCTGGACGAGGGCCGTATCGACGCCATCGATACCCACGAAAACCTCTTGGAAAACAATGCCATTTACCGCGAGGTATTTCATTCACAGCAGAAAGGAGTTGAGGAATAATGCCAAAGAAAAAAAGCGTTCAAAAACCCAAAAACATCAAAAAAACACTGCTGCGTATTTTCAGCTACATGGCAAAACGCAGGCTGCTGCTGATCCTTGTCATACTCTTTGTCTTTATCAGCTCAGGCGCCACCGTGGCCGGCACATATTTCTTAAAGCCCATCATCAATCAGGGCATTGTGCCGCTTATCGGAAAACCTCTTACGCCTGGGGCACTCTTGCCTTTTATCCAGATGCTGCTGTTAATGGGTGGTATCTATCTGGCCGGCGCGGCCTGTGCCTATGCCTATAACCGGATGATGATCGTCATCTCCAACGGAACCCTCAACGCTGTGCGGCGAGACCTTTTTAACAGCATGGAGGACCTGCCCATCAAATATTTTGACACCCATACCCACGGCGAGCTCATGAGCCGTTATACCAATGATGTCGACACCCTGCGCGAGGCCATCGCCATGAGTCTTCCGCAAATGCTGACCGCCACTGTCACAGTGGCGGGAACCTTTATCATGATGCTGATCCTGAGCCCCCTGCTGACCCTCATCGTCATCGGCATGCTTGTGATCATGTACTTTGTGATAAAAATCGTGGGCAGCCGAAGCGCAAGGGGCTTCAAAGCACAGCAGAAAGCGCTTGGTGAAACCAATGGCTATATCGAGGAAATGATCGAGGGCCAAAAAGTTATCAAGGTTTTCTGCCACGAGGACATTGTCAAAAATGATTTTGCTGAGCTCAATGACAAGCTGAGAGGCGCTTCTACTCAGGCCCATACCTACGCTAATGTACTCATGCCCATCATGGGGAACCTCTCCTATGTGCAGTACGCTTTGACAGCCGCTTTCGGTGCGGTACTCGTTATCTTCGGCAGCATGGACTTAGGCTCCATCGCTTCGTTTTTACAGTACACACGCTCCTTCTCACAGCCTATCACCCAGATTTCCCAGCAGTTTAACGCGCTGCTGACCGCTCTGGCCGGAGCTGAACGGATCTTTGAAGTCATTGACGCTGAGCCTGAAAAAGACGATGGCTACGCGACCCTTGTCAACGTCTGTGAATCCGCTGACGGCGCACTGACCGAGTGTAAGGAAGTCACCAATACCTGGGCCTGGAAGCATCCGCATCACGACGGCACCCTGACCTATGAAAAGCTACGGGGCGATGTACGTTTCCACGATGTTACCTTTGGCTACAGCGATGACAAAATGGTGCTGCACAATGTATCGCTCTTTGCCAAGCCCGGCCAGAAGATCGCATTTGTGGGCTCAACTGGCGCAGGCAAAACCACCATCACCAACCTCATCAACCGATTTTACGAGGTTCAGGAAGGTAAGATCACCTATGATGGTATCAACATTAAAAAAATCCGGAAAGTCGATCTGCGGCATTCCCTCGCAATGGTCCTTCAGGATACCCACCTGTTCACTGGTACTGTAGCCGATAATATCCGTTACGGCCGTCTCAACGCCACCGACGAGGAAGTCCACGCCGCCGCTGAGCTGGCCAACGCCGACTTCTTTATCCGTCATCTCCCTCAGGGCTATGACACGATGCTGACATCCGACGGAGCAAACCTGAGCCAGGGACAGCGCCAGCTTCTGGCCATCGCACGGGCCGCTGTCGCCAATCCGCCGGTACTCATCCTCGATGAGGCCACCAGCTCTATCGACACCCGTACCGAAGCCCTCATTGAACGCGGTATGGATCAGCTCATGGAAGGCCGTACTGTTTTCGTCATCGCCCACCGCCTGTCCACCGTCCGAAACGCTGACGCCATCATGGTGCTGGAGCATGGCCGGATCATCGAACGCGGTGACCACGAAGAATTACTAAAACAAAAAGGAAAATATTACCAGCTCTATACCGGACAGTTTGAACTGGATTAAAAAAGAGGCCGCCTGGCCTCTTTTTCAGCTTTTATCAAAAAATTAAAACATACTTAATCACACACCCCGCATTGATAACCAGTCTCCAAACGTTACGCGGACAGCCAGCTCTTGTCAGAGAGTCCTCCGGCACATACGAGATCTTACTTACTGCTGCTTCCTTCCGGACCTGACAGGGTTCATAAGTTCATATTGCGAAGGGTCCAACCGTCAACACCGCTTATCCGCGGCAGACTCCAAATTCTGGCACCTCTTTGGGGAATTCAGCCCTGCTGTAGCGGATTGCAGGTTACAGGGCACCGCTAGTTCCCCGCCTAGTGTGATTAAGTATGTTTACTGCGAATACGCAGTGAATCTACAATATTTCATATTATACAGAACAACCTCTTTACTGTCAAGGGCTTTAAGCAGAAACAAGAATTGCCCAAACCGCTGGTGTTCCACTGACGGTTTGGGCTAACCAAACTTTACTACCTTTTCTGTTTCATCATTATTGCATTCCCATCAATACCAACGTCACAGTCAGTATGCACTTCCCATGTGCCTTTCAATTATATAAAATCACATAGGTGTTTGCACATACAAAATCCCGAAATCCAGAGCTTTCTTTTTCATATTCTCTCTTCTAAAAACGCTTTGTCTCTCTTTTTTTCTACATTTTCTTTTTTCATAAATATTCCTGTAACGGGCTCAATGGCCACAGCAACCAGGATACCACAAGTCAATCCCAAAATCACACCAATCAGATTCTGCCCCCCTTGAGAAAAAGTGACTGTCAAACCAGCAAAGACAAGCGGAACTACGTTGAGCCAGGTCTTTGCCAGCGGGATCATGTGCACAGCACAAACCACAAAAGTAATAACCAGAGTGCACACACCTGTTACCACACCAATATTTAAACCAGCGTTCCTCATAAGACCATCCATTTGCAGATAAAGCAAGGCCCATATAACCCCGCATATCATACAGCATAAATAATTTGGCGTTTTTTTAAGCTCTGCTCCGGATGCAAAAGTAACCCCCAATCCGATAAAAATAGGCCACATAAGATTTCCAAAAGGCCCTATTTGATAAATTCCCAGAACCAGTCCGGCCAACACTCCCGACACTAAGCTCATTTTCAGCAAATAGCTGGTATTTTCATTCATTATTTTTCCCCCTAGCTAATTAAAAAAAATACATAGCTATAAACAAGCTCTTCCATTCCCTGCAGACTATCCATGGCATACTCTGCAGCCACTTCCGGTATTTCATATTTTTCAAGCGTATCCGCAGGATTTCTGTAGTATTCTGATTTCATCTGATCTCCCCCTATGCATAAACAGCGTACTCTTTGACAAAGCGGAGCACTGCTTTTAAATTTTCAGGATTAATATCCCGAACCGTTAATAAATTTTTGTCCAGTGTGAAAATGTATTTCCCACCCGGAGCCAGAACATCCACAATTTCCTTAGCTTTATCCAGACAATCTTTCTCCGTTCCTGTTTTCAGCACACTCATAGGGTAAAAGCCCGCTAAAATATGTTTTTTTCCAAGCTTTTTCTTAATCTCTGATGGGTCACCCTCTTCAAAAATCATCATTGTGTTTTCCGGCAGATCAAAGAGATAATCATAATAACGGGACCAGTCTTGCTCAACAAAGATCGTCGCGCCCACTCCTGCTTCGTCCAATGCTTCTACATATTTTTTAAAGGTCGGCCAATAGAAGCGTTCAAAATCTTTTGTGCGCATATATGGTGCCATATGCAAAGGTATAAACGTTCTCTGATAACGACTTGAATTTGGCTTGATTCCTGCTTTCACCATACACGGCAGTAGCGCTTCACAGGCAGCCTCTACCTTATCTGGGCAGCGTCTCATATCTTTGCTGATACCAGTAAAAGAACGAAGCTGATCAGACAAAACATCAAAAGGTGTGCAGGCGGCTGTGCAGGCCATATTATAAATGGCCTTTCCATGCTTTTCCGCAATTTCCAGATATCCTTTATCAAGGTGATCCATAACTGAATAAAAGGTAAACATCCCCTTCGCAAAGGCAGATTTTCCTTCAAAACCTTCTTTACCAAACTCATTGTAAATTTGCGGCAACGCTTTATCACAAATCGTTTTGAATGGATCTTTAATTAAATCATCATAGTCATTTTCATTCAGACTTGTCACCTCCGGGTGCTGCAAAAATCCATCTCCTCCCATGACAAAATTTTTTGCTCCCAGTACTTTATACATCTGTGGGATACGCACCATCGTTGCAAAAATTGAGTCTGTATCAAAATCTTTTGTTGTCTTTTCTATAGCCTCCAAATTTTTTTCAATACTATACTGTTCTCTTCTTAAATCAAATCCGACATAGCCCAAACAAAAAGAATTATCTCCTGAACTGAGAATCGGAACTCGCTCTGGCATTTTTCCATCAAAAACATCTTCAAACAGCTGATTTTTTTCTGCTGTTATTTTTCGACTATTCATATATTTCCCCTTAATTTTTATATTTACTTGCAAGTAATTACCTGTGAGTAAATATATCAGAATTTTAAAAAGTTGTCAATAATAATTTGCAACATGTTCAAAATTATGTTTTAATATTTAAGTAATTAGTCGGAGGTAAAATACATTGAAACGCAAGGAAAACGGCAATACTAAACAAAAAATTTACGAAACTGCAAAACGTCTCTACATTGAGCATGGGTATTTTAATATTTCCAACAAACGTCTCTCAGAGGAGTCCGGTATTAACCAGGGCCTGATCACCTATTATTTTAAAAGCAAAAAAAATATAGCTCTTGCTGTATTAACAGAAGACTACTATATTCTTTCTGGCTATTTAAAATATTTTATCACGCCTGAGGATGATCCTTTGATTTATATTGTCACCTTTATGAACGTCACCTTCCAAATTAGAAAACATGACCCCAAAGCCCGGCGTTTTATTTCTGATGTCATGCAAGAGGATCTTCTTGAAGAGTTTGCCTTCATTAATCAAAAAGCAGAGTATTTGAAACTTTTAAAAAAGAGCAACTGTTCTTCAAAAAACCTGGCAACTCAGTTAAAGCTGGTTTTAGCGACGGTATATGGCACACAGCGTACCATCCAGCGGTTAATCAATGAAAGTATAGAACTTAGCTATGATGAGTACTTTCGGTATATGATTGAGATTCTGCTGTTCGCTTTGCGTCTTCCGGTTACACAAGATATGGTTGATACCTTGATCCACAAATCCGATCAAGCCACAAAACAGTTATTTGAAACTTATCCTCATTTGCTGAATGAAGCTGATTATCTTTACAAAAAATAAAAAAAAGAGCTCTCGCTCTTGTTTTCAAATTATGGCGGACAGGGAGGGATTCGAACCCTCGGTACGCTATTCACGTACACACGCTTTCCAGGCGTGCTCCTTCAACCAGCTCAGACACCTGTCCGCAGATGCAGCTGCTCTCTTTTTTGAGACGCTATTTTATTGTAAGCACATTTAATAATTATAATGGCAAAGCATGCATTTGTCAATCCTTATTTCTCTAATTTTTTCAAAAATGGTTCGCAGCCGACAAATTTAGATTAAATAAAGACAGCAGGCGGATAATTATGGTAAAATACAATTAAAGGACAGTGAAATGCTCGAATACTTAGAGTCGGTGGATGCTGTCAAGCAGTGGCTGCTCAGCTTTGGCGGCTGGACACCGTTTATTTATTTTTTATTTCAGATTCTCCAGGTCATTATTGCGCCGATCCCTGGCGGCACGACTACTTTGGTGGGTGGCGCGCTTTTCGGCTGGATAAAGGGCTTTCTGCTCAGTGAAGCAGGTATTATGATCGGAACCGCCGCTGCCTTTGGCATTGCGAAAAAGCTGGGACGCCCGGTTATTTTAAAATGTGTTCCATCCAAATGGACAGATAAGCTGGACAGCATCCGTGACTCCCGGCTGAACATGGTTTTGTTTTTAATCTTTCTGTTTCCCGGCTTTCCTGATGATATTTTCTGTTATCTGGCCGGTCTTACCAAAATGAATTTTAAAAGCTTCATACTGATTGCCCTGCTGGGGCGTACCCCAGGATTTTTGATGACAACTCTTATGGGAGCAGGTATCATGCAGGATAACCCGGTTCGTCTGGTTGTTGTCCTCGGGCTGTACGGTATTTTTGCCGGCGTGTTGATTTTTAACAAAAAACGAATGGAGAACTATCTTGAAAACAGTAAAAAACACAAAGGAGATCCTTCTTAAATATGGACAATAAAGACGCCAAACAGTGTCACCGGCTGTTCCTCAGTGAACTGGCAACCATGGTGGTCTGCGGCTATCTGGTATACCTTCTCTCCACCACTTTGGAGGGCGGCCTTGATATCCGTCTCATTTTGCCGGGGGCCGTCTTAATTTTTACTTTACTCCAGGGCTGTGGCTACTGGCTGTACCGTGACCAGGCTGCCTCTGGCAAATCGGTCAACCGGACAGCTGTTCTTCGGATTTTTTCCCTGCTCAAACGGGTTACACCCGTTGTGATAGGGCTTTATCCCTTGTTTTTATTGGTGCTGCTGTTCGCAGACCGGAGCGCATTATTTGTTCCCTTTAACCTTTTTGGGCTGATCCTGTTGTTTTTCTCAATCGCCGAATACGTTAATTATTATTACTTCAGTATGAATATCTGGAACTTCAAAACGCGCTCCCCATCGGATTTATCTGTAGAGCTGGCTGCGTTTAACCAAAAGGAGGAATGAAATATGCGCATAATTATTGATGGTGACGCCTGTCCTAAAGGCGTCCGGACGATCTGCGAAGAGACCGCTGTCTCTTATCAAATTCCGCTGTTGATGGTCGCCGACACATCCCACGACCTTGAGGGCGACGACGACTGTGA
The DNA window shown above is from Eubacterium limosum and carries:
- a CDS encoding TVP38/TMEM64 family protein, with the translated sequence MLEYLESVDAVKQWLLSFGGWTPFIYFLFQILQVIIAPIPGGTTTLVGGALFGWIKGFLLSEAGIMIGTAAAFGIAKKLGRPVILKCVPSKWTDKLDSIRDSRLNMVLFLIFLFPGFPDDIFCYLAGLTKMNFKSFILIALLGRTPGFLMTTLMGAGIMQDNPVRLVVVLGLYGIFAGVLIFNKKRMENYLENSKKHKGDPS
- a CDS encoding TetR/AcrR family transcriptional regulator, with amino-acid sequence MKRKENGNTKQKIYETAKRLYIEHGYFNISNKRLSEESGINQGLITYYFKSKKNIALAVLTEDYYILSGYLKYFITPEDDPLIYIVTFMNVTFQIRKHDPKARRFISDVMQEDLLEEFAFINQKAEYLKLLKKSNCSSKNLATQLKLVLATVYGTQRTIQRLINESIELSYDEYFRYMIEILLFALRLPVTQDMVDTLIHKSDQATKQLFETYPHLLNEADYLYKK
- a CDS encoding DUF1097 domain-containing protein; amino-acid sequence: MNENTSYLLKMSLVSGVLAGLVLGIYQIGPFGNLMWPIFIGLGVTFASGAELKKTPNYLCCMICGVIWALLYLQMDGLMRNAGLNIGVVTGVCTLVITFVVCAVHMIPLAKTWLNVVPLVFAGLTVTFSQGGQNLIGVILGLTCGILVAVAIEPVTGIFMKKENVEKKRDKAFLEERI
- a CDS encoding ABC transporter ATP-binding protein; translated protein: MIKHLKPYLAKYRLPSLLAPLTVIVEVLLEIQIPFLMAKIVDQGITTRDLSYVFQIGAIMVLVALCSLLFGVLSGRFAAKGAMGFGSEIRKAVFDKIQEFSFANIDRFSTPSLVTRLTTDITNTQMAYMMVIRVLVRAPVMLVSATIMAAAINGDLVRVFLIVIPILAIALATMSTLAFPRFNAMLKKYDGLNAQVQENLIAIRVVKAFVRARYEKKKFAEANDSLMRASLAAEKIIILGMPIMMLTMYTTIIAILWFGGNMIIGGTLLTGELISFISYVTQILMSLMMIAQVFIMIVLSRSSVARIVEVLEEPISITDETASPSLTAEDGSIEYRNVSFKYQENAAESILTGINFSIASGETVGIIGGTGSAKTTLVQLIPRLYDVTDGQVLVGGHDVRDYTLDHLRSVVAMVLQKNVLFSGTIRDNLKWGDENATDEEVIAAAKAACAHDFIMSFPEGYDTYLGQGGVNVSGGQKQRLCIARALLKKPKIIILDDSTSAVDTATDAAIREGFRQNLKDTTAIIIAQRISSVSDADKIIVLDEGRIDAIDTHENLLENNAIYREVFHSQQKGVEE
- a CDS encoding 1-propanol dehydrogenase PduQ, coding for MSKLNDIRFFQVKPAIYYGIGAIEQVGNHDFKQVCIVTDEGMVKFGLLKMLTDVLDKHNIKYHVFSDVEPDPSTEIVEKGLTHILMEKPDALIALGGGSAIDSAKAIIYYCYNFKKMFFEEDYIKKPYFIAMPTTAGTGSEVTEYAVITDKKNNTKIPLTDILMMPDAAILEPKLIESVPPASTAATGMDVLTHAVEAYVSTNNNPFSRCYAAKAAELVFKSLYECYVNGGNLEAKASMQIASCMAGIAFNSAGLGITHSIAHAVGAQWHLPHGLANAIGLPYVVRFNGQCGRAQHLYNRLLSAIGIPNVSGDAAEMLYNSIITLCKEINIPTSLKEQGIDEADFKASKDIIIGKAMKDVCTQTNPLSPTKEQFSELLDQIYYGA
- a CDS encoding ABC transporter ATP-binding protein — encoded protein: MPKKKSVQKPKNIKKTLLRIFSYMAKRRLLLILVILFVFISSGATVAGTYFLKPIINQGIVPLIGKPLTPGALLPFIQMLLLMGGIYLAGAACAYAYNRMMIVISNGTLNAVRRDLFNSMEDLPIKYFDTHTHGELMSRYTNDVDTLREAIAMSLPQMLTATVTVAGTFIMMLILSPLLTLIVIGMLVIMYFVIKIVGSRSARGFKAQQKALGETNGYIEEMIEGQKVIKVFCHEDIVKNDFAELNDKLRGASTQAHTYANVLMPIMGNLSYVQYALTAAFGAVLVIFGSMDLGSIASFLQYTRSFSQPITQISQQFNALLTALAGAERIFEVIDAEPEKDDGYATLVNVCESADGALTECKEVTNTWAWKHPHHDGTLTYEKLRGDVRFHDVTFGYSDDKMVLHNVSLFAKPGQKIAFVGSTGAGKTTITNLINRFYEVQEGKITYDGINIKKIRKVDLRHSLAMVLQDTHLFTGTVADNIRYGRLNATDEEVHAAAELANADFFIRHLPQGYDTMLTSDGANLSQGQRQLLAIARAAVANPPVLILDEATSSIDTRTEALIERGMDQLMEGRTVFVIAHRLSTVRNADAIMVLEHGRIIERGDHEELLKQKGKYYQLYTGQFELD
- a CDS encoding uroporphyrinogen decarboxylase family protein, with amino-acid sequence MNSRKITAEKNQLFEDVFDGKMPERVPILSSGDNSFCLGYVGFDLRREQYSIEKNLEAIEKTTKDFDTDSIFATMVRIPQMYKVLGAKNFVMGGDGFLQHPEVTSLNENDYDDLIKDPFKTICDKALPQIYNEFGKEGFEGKSAFAKGMFTFYSVMDHLDKGYLEIAEKHGKAIYNMACTAACTPFDVLSDQLRSFTGISKDMRRCPDKVEAACEALLPCMVKAGIKPNSSRYQRTFIPLHMAPYMRTKDFERFYWPTFKKYVEALDEAGVGATIFVEQDWSRYYDYLFDLPENTMMIFEEGDPSEIKKKLGKKHILAGFYPMSVLKTGTEKDCLDKAKEIVDVLAPGGKYIFTLDKNLLTVRDINPENLKAVLRFVKEYAVYA